The proteins below come from a single Desulfitobacterium metallireducens DSM 15288 genomic window:
- a CDS encoding thiolase family protein, whose protein sequence is MKSLEQIVIVGAARTPVGAYLGDLKTVPVEELGRIALEEAINRAGIKKEDIDEVIVGHVTGSQTTNNLGKIIGINTGLKEVSTGFTVNRICGSGFQSAISAVQELQLMNRSFIAAGGAESLSRAEYYLPANSRYEGFRMGDSKLIDANDEGHRSASGYPNKDITHMGITAELVAEKYSITREEQDKFAYNSQMKAKQAMEAGLFAQEIVPVEVKGKKGMVTIVDKDGHPKLNTTLEGLATLKPAFKKGGTVTAGNASGLNDGGAFEIFTKESTAKERNLEVMAKVVGYSITGCDPRLMGLGPVSAINTVLAENNLTLSDIDILEINEAFAAQTLGCLIELGNGPGTELYERLNPYGGAVALGHPLGMSGARIITSICYQFKNNPSKKYAIGSACIGGGQGIALLFENGYYKG, encoded by the coding sequence ATGAAATCATTGGAACAAATCGTTATTGTTGGTGCTGCAAGAACGCCTGTAGGAGCTTATTTGGGTGATTTAAAAACAGTACCGGTAGAAGAATTGGGGCGTATTGCTCTAGAAGAGGCAATTAACCGTGCCGGAATTAAAAAAGAAGATATCGATGAAGTTATTGTTGGACATGTTACAGGCTCACAAACAACAAATAATTTAGGGAAAATCATTGGAATCAATACCGGATTAAAAGAAGTCTCAACTGGTTTTACTGTAAACAGAATATGTGGATCTGGATTCCAATCTGCCATTAGTGCCGTTCAGGAATTACAACTAATGAATCGTAGCTTCATTGCTGCAGGCGGAGCAGAATCCTTATCTCGCGCTGAATACTATCTGCCAGCAAATAGTCGCTACGAAGGATTTAGAATGGGAGATAGCAAGTTAATTGATGCCAATGATGAAGGACATCGTTCAGCATCTGGTTATCCTAATAAAGATATCACTCATATGGGTATTACAGCAGAATTAGTTGCTGAAAAATATAGCATTACCCGTGAAGAACAAGATAAATTTGCATACAATAGCCAAATGAAGGCTAAACAAGCTATGGAAGCTGGCCTTTTCGCGCAAGAAATTGTACCCGTGGAAGTCAAGGGTAAAAAAGGCATGGTTACTATTGTTGACAAAGATGGTCATCCAAAGCTAAATACCACTTTAGAAGGTTTAGCGACTTTAAAACCCGCGTTTAAAAAGGGGGGTACAGTTACTGCAGGAAATGCTTCTGGATTAAACGATGGCGGAGCATTTGAGATTTTCACGAAAGAATCTACGGCTAAGGAACGCAATTTGGAAGTTATGGCTAAAGTAGTGGGCTATTCAATTACAGGTTGTGATCCTCGTTTAATGGGTTTGGGTCCTGTAAGTGCAATTAATACAGTATTGGCTGAAAATAACTTAACACTGTCAGATATTGATATTCTTGAGATTAATGAAGCTTTCGCCGCACAGACATTGGGCTGCTTAATAGAATTAGGAAATGGTCCAGGAACTGAACTTTATGAACGCTTAAATCCTTATGGCGGTGCGGTAGCACTTGGGCATCCTTTGGGAATGTCAGGAGCACGCATAATTACATCAATTTGTTATCAATTCAAGAACAATCCTTCTAAGAAATATGCAATTGGATCTGCTTGTATTGGCGGCGGACAAGGAATCGCCTTATTATTTGAGAATGGATATTATAAAGGATAA
- a CDS encoding crossover junction endodeoxyribonuclease RuvC has translation MAKILCLDQATLKTGYSLFDDNKLITFGILEVDPAEKNIIERMKLMSDKITNLIESLSPDFIVFEDTQFQNNYKTYQQLSQFQGVIMLYLFQINISFCIVKPTEWKAACKIKGRKREEQKLNTIAFVKDKYGLDVSSDEADSIGIGEWAVNKIKGW, from the coding sequence TTGGCTAAAATACTGTGCCTAGATCAGGCAACGTTAAAAACTGGCTATTCTTTATTTGATGATAATAAACTAATTACATTTGGAATTCTTGAGGTTGATCCGGCTGAAAAGAATATAATTGAACGCATGAAGTTGATGAGTGATAAAATTACAAATCTAATTGAATCACTCTCTCCTGACTTTATTGTGTTTGAGGATACTCAATTTCAAAACAATTATAAAACGTATCAACAACTCAGCCAATTCCAGGGTGTAATTATGCTTTATTTATTTCAAATAAATATCAGTTTTTGTATTGTTAAGCCTACCGAATGGAAAGCAGCATGTAAAATTAAGGGCAGGAAAAGGGAAGAACAAAAGCTGAATACCATTGCATTTGTTAAGGATAAATATGGTTTAGATGTAAGTTCAGATGAAGCTGATAGTATTGGTATTGGTGAATGGGCAGTAAATAAGATTAAGGGATGGTAA
- a CDS encoding HEPN domain-containing protein codes for MSSDIVIEEIVIKPWKSSIEMQHYDGFMVIYITHTDTPEPNLNLGYEHSFLHKLYKSLAQKVGVVVKDFVNKLFLHMDESFFNIFDGEDFIIPYGFSIPELGFNYDYSDAKFVYKITQERITLTLNDMRKEQTIKDLVREFIRQAEYFHEKGNFEMAIMNLSMASECFISKLLKDKGFPKKKLDKEFRNYESDYEKTMALEYFHFGFKKAYGKSLLEEKPDLFSVVEAIYKIRNAIAHGDNMYDRQILKINEIKYKDMFGFIRTLIFYFDETVNWINEQV; via the coding sequence TTGTCATCTGATATTGTTATAGAAGAAATAGTAATTAAACCATGGAAGTCCTCAATTGAAATGCAACATTATGATGGTTTTATGGTAATTTATATTACGCATACAGATACACCAGAGCCTAACCTCAATCTAGGTTACGAACACAGTTTTCTACACAAGTTATATAAATCACTAGCTCAAAAAGTTGGGGTTGTAGTTAAAGATTTTGTCAATAAATTATTTCTTCATATGGATGAATCGTTTTTTAACATTTTTGATGGTGAAGATTTTATAATTCCGTATGGATTTTCTATTCCGGAGCTAGGATTTAATTATGATTATTCAGATGCAAAATTTGTTTATAAAATAACCCAGGAGAGAATTACTTTAACCTTAAATGACATGAGAAAAGAACAAACCATTAAAGATTTAGTAAGAGAGTTTATCAGACAAGCTGAATATTTTCATGAAAAAGGTAACTTTGAAATGGCAATTATGAATCTTTCAATGGCAAGTGAATGTTTCATATCAAAATTACTTAAAGATAAGGGATTTCCCAAAAAAAAGTTAGATAAAGAATTTAGAAATTATGAAAGTGATTACGAAAAAACGATGGCCTTAGAGTATTTCCATTTTGGTTTTAAAAAGGCTTATGGCAAATCGTTACTGGAAGAAAAGCCAGACTTATTTTCGGTTGTTGAAGCAATATATAAGATAAGAAATGCAATTGCCCATGGGGATAACATGTATGACCGTCAAATATTAAAAATAAATGAAATAAAGTATAAGGACATGTTCGGGTTTATTAGAACATTGATTTTCTACTTTGACGAAACCGTAAACTGGATAAATGAACAGGTTTAA
- a CDS encoding helix-turn-helix domain-containing protein produces the protein MSFSFKPLFKLLVDRDMTAEDLRKALGFSFSTMAKMKKGEYVSLEVLDKICNYLHCNLSDVLKHVPDNKQY, from the coding sequence ATGTCATTCAGTTTCAAACCATTATTTAAGTTATTAGTTGATAGAGATATGACAGCCGAGGATTTACGAAAGGCTTTAGGTTTTTCCTTTTCTACAATGGCGAAGATGAAAAAAGGTGAATATGTTTCGCTTGAGGTACTCGATAAAATTTGTAATTATTTACACTGTAATTTGAGCGATGTTTTAAAGCACGTTCCTGATAATAAACAATACTAA
- a CDS encoding acyl-CoA dehydrogenase family protein, translating to MTIIAKGGSFLLGRTDPQTLFTPEDFTLEHKMIFRTAAGFVKDNVLAQMDDLELKTEGLNRKLLQGAGELGLNGSEIPEEYGGTEMDKISTTIIAECMGWSGSFAMTQGGQTGIGSMPIVMFGTPKQKAKYLPGIGSGEIVGAYALTEPGAGSDALGAKTRADLSPDGKYYILNGTKQFITNSGFADIFIVYAKVDGDKFTAFIVDADSEGLSTGPEEHKMGIKGSSTRQVIFEDVKVPVENMLYKIGKGHVVAFNILNLGRYKLSANSLGGSKFALELAATYANERKQFGNPLASFGMIQEKLAEMAIKTYVTESMVYRTGGLLDEMMHSLDTSGPDGGQVAAKGVEEYAIECSMNKIFATEALDYCVDEGVQIHGGYGFSAEYTIERLYRDSRIYRIFEGTNEINRTIIPSTLLKRAAKEELPLQETIDALKTKITSGSIARDGEEGLVQAAKDIFLLTLDASQQKYGKDLAKQQEIVGRLADLSMQAYAMDSAWLRAQKAVVNEGEAKAKLKLSMAMAYINSTIGLSEYTAKETLTALAEGEELTNLLENLKKLTQYTLRNTVALRQEVAAVISENGKYTA from the coding sequence ATGACGATCATAGCTAAAGGCGGAAGTTTCCTCTTAGGTCGAACTGACCCTCAAACCCTATTTACTCCTGAAGATTTTACCCTTGAACATAAAATGATTTTCCGGACGGCAGCTGGTTTTGTAAAGGATAATGTTTTGGCTCAAATGGATGATCTTGAGCTCAAAACAGAAGGCTTGAATCGCAAATTGCTGCAAGGAGCTGGCGAATTAGGGTTAAATGGTTCAGAAATTCCGGAAGAGTACGGCGGCACGGAGATGGACAAAATCAGTACCACAATCATTGCGGAATGTATGGGGTGGTCAGGATCCTTTGCAATGACTCAGGGGGGACAGACCGGTATTGGCAGTATGCCTATCGTTATGTTTGGTACACCTAAGCAGAAGGCAAAATATCTTCCGGGCATTGGTTCTGGAGAAATTGTCGGAGCCTACGCTTTAACTGAACCCGGAGCGGGATCAGACGCTTTAGGCGCTAAAACTCGGGCAGATCTGAGCCCGGATGGAAAGTATTACATTCTTAATGGGACCAAACAATTTATCACCAATTCAGGGTTTGCAGATATCTTCATCGTTTATGCCAAAGTTGATGGGGATAAGTTTACAGCCTTTATCGTTGATGCGGATTCAGAGGGACTTTCGACTGGCCCTGAAGAACACAAAATGGGAATTAAAGGGTCTTCCACACGTCAAGTCATTTTTGAAGATGTTAAAGTGCCGGTTGAAAATATGTTGTATAAAATCGGTAAAGGACATGTGGTTGCCTTTAATATCTTGAACCTGGGTCGATATAAACTTTCGGCGAATTCCTTGGGAGGCTCTAAGTTTGCCTTGGAACTGGCAGCTACCTATGCAAATGAGCGTAAGCAATTCGGTAATCCCCTAGCCAGCTTCGGCATGATTCAAGAGAAACTTGCTGAAATGGCCATTAAGACGTATGTAACGGAGAGTATGGTCTACCGTACCGGAGGGCTTTTGGATGAGATGATGCATAGCCTTGATACCTCCGGTCCTGATGGGGGTCAGGTAGCTGCTAAGGGTGTTGAGGAATATGCCATCGAGTGCTCTATGAATAAGATCTTTGCTACCGAAGCGTTAGATTATTGTGTAGATGAAGGGGTACAAATTCATGGCGGCTATGGGTTTAGTGCGGAATATACCATAGAACGACTTTACCGAGATTCCCGGATCTATCGCATTTTTGAAGGTACAAATGAAATTAATCGCACGATCATTCCATCGACTTTGCTTAAGCGTGCGGCGAAGGAGGAGCTACCCCTCCAGGAAACGATTGATGCGCTCAAGACAAAAATCACTTCAGGAAGTATTGCTAGAGATGGGGAAGAAGGCTTAGTACAGGCAGCGAAGGATATCTTCCTGTTGACCTTAGATGCTAGCCAGCAAAAATATGGGAAAGATTTGGCCAAACAGCAAGAGATTGTGGGGAGACTAGCTGACCTATCGATGCAAGCTTATGCAATGGATAGTGCCTGGTTACGTGCACAGAAGGCTGTCGTAAATGAGGGAGAAGCAAAAGCAAAACTCAAATTGAGTATGGCTATGGCTTACATTAACTCAACCATTGGTCTCTCAGAATATACCGCTAAGGAGACATTGACCGCTCTCGCTGAAGGTGAAGAATTAACAAATCTACTCGAAAATTTGAAAAAGCTGACCCAATATACTCTACGGAATACCGTGGCGTTAAGACAGGAAGTCGCTGCTGTGATTTCAGAAAACGGAAAGTACACGGCATAA
- a CDS encoding enoyl-CoA hydratase-related protein, protein MMSNKVVELVVTEGVGVVTINNQPVNALTLEVRGQLKEVLQEVKENSEIRAIVITGAGPKCFVAGADIKDFPNQFEVGPRENATIYKEMFSYLENAPQPVICALNGLALGGGLELALSCDLRIADEKAKFGLTEVNLGLIPGLGGTQRLARLVGPAKAKELLFTGRMVRAEEALSIGLVNQVVAAGESLNEALTLAKKLAKGAGVAMSSTKQLVNRGLELELADALEMEMKYVEKIFTTDDLREGLDAFINKREAVFKNQ, encoded by the coding sequence GTGATGTCAAATAAAGTTGTTGAACTTGTTGTTACCGAGGGTGTAGGGGTTGTTACCATTAATAATCAACCGGTAAATGCGCTGACGTTAGAGGTTAGAGGGCAACTGAAGGAGGTTCTTCAGGAAGTTAAAGAAAACAGTGAGATTAGGGCTATCGTGATTACAGGGGCTGGTCCGAAGTGCTTTGTTGCAGGTGCCGATATCAAAGATTTTCCGAATCAATTCGAAGTAGGCCCACGGGAAAATGCGACGATCTATAAAGAAATGTTTTCTTATTTAGAAAATGCTCCCCAGCCTGTCATTTGTGCTTTAAATGGTCTTGCCTTAGGGGGAGGACTTGAGTTGGCCTTATCCTGTGACCTTCGAATAGCAGATGAAAAAGCTAAATTTGGATTAACTGAAGTGAATCTTGGCCTAATTCCAGGACTCGGTGGGACACAGAGATTAGCACGATTGGTAGGGCCGGCAAAAGCGAAAGAACTCTTATTTACGGGGAGAATGGTTAGGGCTGAAGAAGCCTTAAGTATTGGGTTGGTTAATCAAGTTGTCGCTGCGGGTGAATCCTTAAACGAAGCTCTTACCTTAGCTAAAAAGCTTGCCAAGGGAGCGGGCGTAGCCATGAGTAGTACTAAGCAATTGGTAAATAGAGGATTGGAGCTTGAATTAGCCGATGCCTTGGAAATGGAAATGAAGTATGTTGAGAAGATTTTTACGACGGATGATCTCCGTGAAGGGCTCGATGCCTTTATTAATAAACGAGAAGCCGTGTTCAAAAACCAGTAA
- the aspD gene encoding aspartate 4-decarboxylase gives MTTPNLIRLEIEHIYGQISPFELKDRLISLAKDQSKKSARTLLDAGRGNPNWTAATPREAFFTFGLFAVEETRRVWNQQDLAGMPQHDGIAERFNRYAQNHPYAPGMILLRTMIDYGIRFKGFNPDDWVYELTDGIIGDNYPLPDRMLVHIEKIVKDYLCHELYGYNSASPNGEFDVFAVEGATAAMCYIFDTLIANNILAIGDTIAVMVPVFTPYLEIPLLPRYDFKVIPINASELTPNGTHTWQYPASEIEKLKNPDIKALFIVNPSNPPSVAMKPETIEQIKLIVKEQNPNLMIITDDVYGTFVDHFHSLASDLPFNTLGVYSFSKYFGVTGWRLGVITLHHENIFDRLLKNLPKRLIDKAKKRYESLSTHPGEIRFLDRVVADSRQVALNHTAGLSTPQQVQMAFFALFALLDQDNHYKELTKEICRHRQKLLFASLGLDLRADPYDASYYTEFDLLEWATHYYGDPFAQYLQEHYKPIDVLIRLAEESSIVLLNGGGFQGPEWSIRISLANLADEDYTQIGQALHHVLEAYVADWKTATI, from the coding sequence ATGACTACACCTAACCTCATCCGCCTTGAGATCGAACACATCTATGGACAAATTAGCCCATTTGAATTAAAAGACCGTTTGATTAGCCTTGCAAAAGACCAAAGTAAAAAAAGTGCCCGTACCTTACTCGACGCCGGTAGGGGTAATCCTAATTGGACAGCTGCGACTCCTCGTGAGGCCTTCTTCACTTTCGGCTTATTTGCAGTCGAAGAAACGCGGAGAGTATGGAATCAGCAGGACCTTGCAGGAATGCCTCAGCATGATGGAATTGCTGAACGCTTTAATAGATATGCTCAAAATCATCCCTATGCGCCAGGCATGATACTTCTTCGAACAATGATCGATTATGGAATCCGTTTCAAAGGCTTTAACCCAGATGATTGGGTTTATGAACTGACCGATGGAATCATAGGAGATAACTATCCCCTCCCCGATCGAATGCTTGTTCATATCGAGAAAATTGTCAAAGATTATCTATGCCATGAGCTTTATGGCTATAACTCCGCATCTCCAAATGGTGAGTTTGATGTGTTCGCTGTTGAAGGCGCAACTGCTGCCATGTGCTATATTTTTGACACCTTAATCGCCAACAATATATTAGCTATCGGTGACACTATTGCAGTGATGGTCCCTGTTTTTACCCCTTATCTCGAAATCCCACTTTTACCGCGTTATGATTTTAAGGTCATCCCTATTAACGCTTCAGAATTGACGCCTAATGGAACTCATACGTGGCAATATCCAGCCTCTGAAATTGAGAAACTGAAGAATCCAGATATTAAAGCGTTATTTATCGTAAACCCCAGTAATCCCCCTTCAGTAGCGATGAAACCTGAAACAATTGAACAAATCAAATTAATCGTAAAGGAACAGAATCCTAATCTGATGATTATTACAGATGATGTATATGGAACGTTCGTCGATCACTTCCATTCCTTGGCGTCCGACTTACCCTTTAATACTCTAGGGGTTTATTCCTTTTCAAAATATTTTGGTGTCACTGGCTGGCGTTTAGGCGTGATTACACTACATCACGAAAACATCTTTGATCGCTTGCTTAAAAACTTACCAAAAAGGTTAATAGACAAAGCTAAAAAACGCTATGAGTCCCTCTCAACCCATCCTGGAGAAATCCGTTTCCTGGATCGAGTTGTCGCCGATAGCCGTCAAGTTGCCCTCAATCATACAGCAGGCTTATCCACTCCTCAACAAGTACAAATGGCGTTTTTCGCACTCTTTGCTCTACTCGATCAAGATAATCACTATAAGGAATTGACAAAGGAGATTTGTCGTCATCGACAAAAACTCTTATTTGCTAGCCTCGGATTAGATCTACGAGCTGACCCTTATGATGCTTCGTATTATACCGAATTCGACTTATTAGAATGGGCAACCCATTATTACGGGGATCCTTTCGCCCAATATTTGCAAGAACACTATAAACCAATTGATGTTCTCATCCGCCTCGCCGAAGAATCTTCTATCGTTTTATTGAATGGAGGTGGCTTTCAAGGACCCGAGTGGTCGATTCGCATCTCCCTGGCCAACCTTGCTGACGAAGATTACACCCAAATCGGTCAAGCCTTACATCATGTCCTCGAAGCGTATGTCGCCGATTGGAAAACAGCTACAATTTAG
- a CDS encoding 3-hydroxyacyl-CoA dehydrogenase family protein, producing MTITKIGVLGAGSMGGGIAHLAAVKGLEVVLCDVEQRFVDGAITRISGFLDKSVQKQKITVEEKEATLNRITTTTKMEDFASLPLVIEAIFEDIDVKKNAFATLDKICGPETIIASNTSSMSITTLAAATSRPDRVVGMHFFNPPLVMKLVEVIRGYYTSDETVAKVFEASKAMGKTPVEVKRDTPGFIVNRIMMPQFLEAIRIAEEGIASIEDIDTAVKLGLNYPMGPFELMDFTGVEISVHVADYFVSEYHDMKWNSPQLLKNLVRAGRLGKKTGAGWYDYNK from the coding sequence ATGACAATTACGAAGATTGGTGTTTTAGGTGCAGGTTCAATGGGTGGAGGAATTGCTCATTTAGCAGCGGTTAAGGGCTTAGAGGTTGTACTTTGTGACGTGGAGCAGCGTTTTGTCGACGGAGCAATTACTCGTATTTCGGGTTTCCTGGATAAAAGTGTTCAAAAACAAAAAATAACGGTTGAAGAGAAAGAAGCAACATTAAATCGCATAACGACCACTACAAAAATGGAGGACTTTGCTTCGCTTCCTCTTGTCATTGAAGCTATTTTTGAGGATATCGATGTTAAGAAAAATGCTTTCGCGACACTAGATAAGATTTGTGGACCTGAAACAATCATTGCCTCGAATACTTCTTCCATGTCCATTACCACCTTAGCGGCAGCAACTTCTCGTCCAGATCGAGTGGTTGGGATGCATTTCTTCAATCCGCCTTTAGTTATGAAACTGGTCGAAGTGATCCGTGGTTATTATACGAGTGACGAAACGGTCGCTAAGGTCTTTGAGGCTTCTAAAGCGATGGGAAAAACACCGGTCGAAGTGAAAAGGGACACACCAGGGTTTATCGTCAATCGGATTATGATGCCTCAATTCTTAGAAGCGATTCGCATTGCGGAAGAGGGAATTGCCTCGATCGAAGATATTGATACGGCAGTAAAACTGGGCTTGAATTACCCAATGGGACCCTTTGAACTAATGGATTTCACGGGTGTAGAGATTTCCGTTCACGTTGCAGATTATTTCGTGAGTGAATATCACGATATGAAATGGAATTCACCGCAGCTTCTGAAAAATCTTGTACGCGCTGGACGACTGGGGAAAAAGACCGGTGCAGGCTGGTATGACTACAATAAGTAA
- a CDS encoding helix-turn-helix domain-containing protein: MEYVLQNTDLFDEEIGTKFNEAIKPDIKKFDKDKVYKFTVSFHVNLLKDSRMEDFIIPEPIMSNIDTKEEINQVLSVELNSNIVTREDKMNEVLSVQLKRIERIVNEYGIDADLTIQGDYLGAENIIKIEIAEDPTEPIFTKKGKKIKRIKVNSVIPSLPGTKELVSELYTKRIVEIYCKLFKPFLNDKKFISEILDIEKTNDVILLINAFRQQYGDLWLATSEREEEILNRLKERVLFVLKKYEGQSGIQQDNGLSNHDAKDNPDVINIDDTLEKPRFPNNLRYFRKKLGITQLEIEKQTKLGKNQWKRYESGEREPKISLVNTFVSAYNQIAQEKGVDLIVTPSDLYPE; this comes from the coding sequence ATGGAATACGTTTTACAAAATACAGATCTTTTTGATGAAGAAATAGGCACAAAATTTAATGAAGCCATAAAACCAGACATAAAGAAATTTGATAAGGATAAAGTTTATAAGTTTACAGTTAGCTTTCATGTAAATTTATTGAAAGACTCACGAATGGAAGATTTCATTATTCCAGAACCGATTATGAGTAATATCGATACAAAAGAAGAAATAAATCAAGTTTTAAGTGTGGAATTAAATAGCAATATAGTCACCCGAGAAGATAAAATGAATGAGGTTTTAAGTGTGCAATTAAAGAGAATAGAAAGGATAGTGAATGAGTATGGGATAGATGCAGATTTAACAATCCAAGGTGATTATTTAGGTGCAGAAAATATTATTAAGATAGAAATTGCTGAAGATCCTACAGAGCCGATATTCACTAAAAAGGGTAAAAAGATAAAAAGGATCAAAGTCAACTCTGTTATACCAAGTTTGCCAGGTACAAAAGAACTAGTATCAGAACTATATACAAAGAGAATCGTTGAAATATATTGTAAACTCTTTAAACCTTTTCTTAATGATAAAAAATTCATATCGGAAATCTTAGACATTGAAAAAACAAATGATGTCATATTATTGATTAATGCATTTCGGCAGCAGTATGGAGATTTGTGGCTCGCTACTAGCGAAAGAGAAGAAGAAATACTTAATCGTTTAAAAGAAAGAGTTTTATTTGTTCTCAAAAAATATGAAGGACAATCTGGAATACAGCAAGATAATGGACTTTCCAATCATGATGCGAAAGACAATCCTGATGTGATAAACATTGATGATACCCTAGAAAAACCTAGATTTCCTAATAACCTCAGATATTTCAGGAAAAAATTAGGTATTACCCAACTAGAAATTGAGAAACAAACAAAATTAGGTAAGAACCAATGGAAACGATATGAATCTGGTGAGCGAGAACCTAAAATAAGCTTAGTAAATACATTTGTTTCAGCCTATAATCAAATAGCTCAAGAAAAGGGTGTTGATTTAATAGTTACTCCCTCTGATCTTTATCCTGAATAA
- a CDS encoding site-specific integrase, protein MNLVQPLRNKQDIDKMKSHLKEKNPRDYVMFMIGISSALRISDILGLKVSDVWDGKRVNEHIDIREKKTDKGKIFAVSPNLEKAIRDYIKLSKLSQNDYLITSNKPNKDGSSKPISRQQAHEIISNAADYLGIKGSISTHTMRKTWGYWAYKSGVDLALIMEALNHSSIAMTKKYIGITQDDLDEVYIKLNL, encoded by the coding sequence ATGAATCTTGTTCAACCATTGAGAAACAAACAAGACATAGACAAAATGAAGAGCCATTTAAAAGAGAAGAATCCTAGAGACTATGTTATGTTCATGATTGGTATATCTAGTGCATTAAGAATATCAGATATATTAGGGTTAAAAGTATCTGATGTTTGGGATGGCAAAAGAGTTAATGAACATATTGATATTAGAGAGAAGAAAACAGATAAAGGCAAGATATTTGCTGTAAGTCCTAACCTTGAAAAAGCTATTAGAGACTATATTAAATTAAGTAAACTATCCCAGAATGATTACTTAATAACCAGTAATAAACCTAATAAAGATGGTAGTAGTAAACCTATTTCAAGGCAACAGGCACATGAAATTATTAGTAACGCTGCTGATTATTTAGGAATTAAAGGTTCTATATCTACTCATACAATGCGTAAGACTTGGGGCTATTGGGCATATAAGAGCGGAGTAGACCTTGCTTTGATCATGGAAGCACTTAATCATTCCAGTATAGCGATGACAAAGAAATATATTGGCATTACGCAGGATGATTTAGATGAAGTTTATATTAAACTTAATTTATAA